A genomic region of Diachasmimorpha longicaudata isolate KC_UGA_2023 chromosome 17, iyDiaLong2, whole genome shotgun sequence contains the following coding sequences:
- the Invadolysin gene encoding leishmanolysin-like peptidase isoform X3 → MALYNVGMYDSMVIHGVHVDPPHEVKKRSISQPLRIRLWYDNSVFKLDAEKLELINNTILPEAVHFWERALMVRETKNTIRLNRKCESSQVFVKEHHTFCIDTCRSTTMCGEVAVPDEHLDVCRTCNAAGHKCGVQKGSVAGAGIDGADFVFYVSALQSERCHNGLTVAYAAHCQQEAALDRPIAGHANLCPGSISTKPQELDTLLSTVKHEILHALGFSVSLYAFYRDENGEPRTPRRSETGKPPLNEKLQTHQWSESTIKTVVRPQWQVRGGTVERSMQMMVTPRVKEEARAHFECPHLEGAELEDQGEDGTALTHWEKRVFENEAMTGTHTQNPVYSRITLALMEDTGWYSANYSMAQELSWGRKLGCEFAMKSCKEWMSLKTARHPTEKTMKSKSIYPFCNKVKHDPLHTVCTDDRSSVALCNLVNHPQPLPKKYQNFDQIPHVTPGMEDSYGGSVNLADYCPFIQEFAWKADEIVVRGSHCLYDENNPHPEKNFALEHYGRHSKCFEHTNDMWEERTCKQARQWQHWGSGCYRYKCEGGRLHILVANHTYTCYHAGQELVIRIIQSGWLHKGAIICPPCRDICQAEFQAKGEWCKGGDEHPPATFYHRDVLVCGSNYLSISCTFIFIIITATLITR, encoded by the exons ATGGCGTTATACAATGTGGGAATGTACGATTCAATG GTGATCCATGGAGTGCATGTGGACCCTCCCCACGAGGTGAAGAAACGGAGCATCAGTCAACCCCTGAGGATTCGTCTGTGGTACGACAATAGCGTCTTCAA GTTGGACGCAGAAAAGCTCGAGCTCATCAAC AATACAATTCTCCCCGAGGCGGTGCATTTCTGGGAGCGAGCCCTCATGGTCCGGGAGACTAAAAATACAATAAGGTTGAATAG GAAATGCGAGAGCAGTCAAGTATTTGTCAAGGAGCATCATACATTCTGCATTGACACGTGTCGATCCACCACGATGTGCGGTGAAGTTGCAGTGCCTGACGAACATCTCGAC GTCTGCCGCACGTGCAACGCAGCTGGTCACAAGTGCGGTGTACAGAAGGGCAGTGTTGCTGGTGCGGGTATTGATGGGGCAGATTTTGTGTTTTACGTATCGGCTTTGCAGTCAGAAAGATGTCACAACGGGCTAACGGTGGCTTATGCCGCCCACTGCCAACAGGAAGCTGCACTCGATAG ACCAATCGCAGGTCACGCAAACCTCTGTCCTGGTAGTATCAGTACGAAGCCCCAGGAGTTGGATACACTGCTGAGTACAGTGAAACACGAAATTCTCCATGCACTTGGATTTTCCGTAAGCCTCTATGCATTTTATCGGGATGAGAATGGAGAGCCACGGACACCCAGACGCAGTGAAACTGGAAAACCACCGTTGAATGAAAA ACTTCAAACGCATCAATGGAGCGAGAGTACAATCAAAACTGTTGTAAGGCCACAGTGGCAGGTGCGCGGAGGTACTGTTGAAAGATCGATGCAAATGATGGTTACACCGCGAGTTAAGGAGGAAGCTCGTGCACACTTTGAGTGTCCTCATTTAGAAGGAGCTGAACTCGAGGATCAGGGTGAAGATGGTACTGCACTAACACACTGGGAGAAGAGGGTTTTCGAA aaTGAAGCTATGACGGGCACTCACACGCAAAATCCAGTTTACTCACGAATAACTCTGGCACTAATGGAGGACACTGGATGGTACAGTGCTAATTATTCAATGGCACAGGAGCTCAGCTGGGGACGAAAATTGGGCTGTGAATTCGCTATGAAATCCTGCAAAGAGTGGATGTCGTTGAAAACTGCCAGGCATCC AACGGAAAAAACAATGAA GAGCAAATCGATCTATCCGTTCTGCAACAAAGTGAAACACGATCCCCTGCACACTGTATGTACGGACGATAGAAGCTCGGTAGCACTGTGCAATTTAGTCAATCATCCTCAGCCTCTgccaaaaaaatatcaa AATTTCGACCAAATACCTCACGTGACACCGGGCATGGAAGACTCGTACGGTGGATCTGTTAATTTGGCAGATTACTGTCCCTTCATTCAAGAATTTGCATGGAAGGCAGATGAAATTGTTGTCCGGGGTTCGCACTGTCTCtacgatgaaaataatccac ATCCCGAGAAGAATTTTGCCCTGGAGCATTACGGACGACACTCAAAGTGTTTTGAACACACAAACGACATGTGGGAGGAGAGGACATGTAAGCAGGCGAGACAGTGGCAGCACTGGGGCTCCGGGTGTTATCGATATAAGTGCGAAGGGGGACGACTGCATATACTC GTGGCGAATCACACATACACGTGTTATCACGCCGGTCAGGAACTTGTGATAAGGATTATTCAGAGTGGCTGGCTTCACAAAGGAGCTATAATATGTCCCCCCTGCAGAGATATCtgtcag GCGGAATTCCAGGCCAAGGGGGAGTGGTGCAAGGGCGGTGATGAACATCCGCCGGCGACATTTTATCACAGAGATGTTCTGGTCTGCGGATCAAATTATCTATCAATTTCCTGTACATTTATATTTATCATCATCACTGCTACACTCATCACCAGATGA
- the Invadolysin gene encoding leishmanolysin-like peptidase isoform X2, which yields MCHALGVCGSVMAASVRLKMQCGTIIPLFFLIYIVWCINIVSAMLFEHHQCSHQHPKVHEVIHGVHVDPPHEVKKRSISQPLRIRLWYDNSVFKLDAEKLELINNTILPEAVHFWERALMVRETKNTIRLNRKCESSQVFVKEHHTFCIDTCRSTTMCGEVAVPDEHLDVCRTCNAAGHKCGVQKGSVAGAGIDGADFVFYVSALQSERCHNGLTVAYAAHCQQEAALDRPIAGHANLCPGSISTKPQELDTLLSTVKHEILHALGFSVSLYAFYRDENGEPRTPRRSETGKPPLNEKLQTHQWSESTIKTVVRPQWQVRGGTVERSMQMMVTPRVKEEARAHFECPHLEGAELEDQGEDGTALTHWEKRVFENEAMTGTHTQNPVYSRITLALMEDTGWYSANYSMAQELSWGRKLGCEFAMKSCKEWMSLKTARHPSKSIYPFCNKVKHDPLHTVCTDDRSSVALCNLVNHPQPLPKKYQNFDQIPHVTPGMEDSYGGSVNLADYCPFIQEFAWKADEIVVRGSHCLYDENNPHPEKNFALEHYGRHSKCFEHTNDMWEERTCKQARQWQHWGSGCYRYKCEGGRLHILVANHTYTCYHAGQELVIRIIQSGWLHKGAIICPPCRDICQAEFQAKGEWCKGGDEHPPATFYHRDVLVCGSNYLSISCTFIFIIITATLITR from the exons GTGATCCATGGAGTGCATGTGGACCCTCCCCACGAGGTGAAGAAACGGAGCATCAGTCAACCCCTGAGGATTCGTCTGTGGTACGACAATAGCGTCTTCAA GTTGGACGCAGAAAAGCTCGAGCTCATCAAC AATACAATTCTCCCCGAGGCGGTGCATTTCTGGGAGCGAGCCCTCATGGTCCGGGAGACTAAAAATACAATAAGGTTGAATAG GAAATGCGAGAGCAGTCAAGTATTTGTCAAGGAGCATCATACATTCTGCATTGACACGTGTCGATCCACCACGATGTGCGGTGAAGTTGCAGTGCCTGACGAACATCTCGAC GTCTGCCGCACGTGCAACGCAGCTGGTCACAAGTGCGGTGTACAGAAGGGCAGTGTTGCTGGTGCGGGTATTGATGGGGCAGATTTTGTGTTTTACGTATCGGCTTTGCAGTCAGAAAGATGTCACAACGGGCTAACGGTGGCTTATGCCGCCCACTGCCAACAGGAAGCTGCACTCGATAG ACCAATCGCAGGTCACGCAAACCTCTGTCCTGGTAGTATCAGTACGAAGCCCCAGGAGTTGGATACACTGCTGAGTACAGTGAAACACGAAATTCTCCATGCACTTGGATTTTCCGTAAGCCTCTATGCATTTTATCGGGATGAGAATGGAGAGCCACGGACACCCAGACGCAGTGAAACTGGAAAACCACCGTTGAATGAAAA ACTTCAAACGCATCAATGGAGCGAGAGTACAATCAAAACTGTTGTAAGGCCACAGTGGCAGGTGCGCGGAGGTACTGTTGAAAGATCGATGCAAATGATGGTTACACCGCGAGTTAAGGAGGAAGCTCGTGCACACTTTGAGTGTCCTCATTTAGAAGGAGCTGAACTCGAGGATCAGGGTGAAGATGGTACTGCACTAACACACTGGGAGAAGAGGGTTTTCGAA aaTGAAGCTATGACGGGCACTCACACGCAAAATCCAGTTTACTCACGAATAACTCTGGCACTAATGGAGGACACTGGATGGTACAGTGCTAATTATTCAATGGCACAGGAGCTCAGCTGGGGACGAAAATTGGGCTGTGAATTCGCTATGAAATCCTGCAAAGAGTGGATGTCGTTGAAAACTGCCAGGCATCC GAGCAAATCGATCTATCCGTTCTGCAACAAAGTGAAACACGATCCCCTGCACACTGTATGTACGGACGATAGAAGCTCGGTAGCACTGTGCAATTTAGTCAATCATCCTCAGCCTCTgccaaaaaaatatcaa AATTTCGACCAAATACCTCACGTGACACCGGGCATGGAAGACTCGTACGGTGGATCTGTTAATTTGGCAGATTACTGTCCCTTCATTCAAGAATTTGCATGGAAGGCAGATGAAATTGTTGTCCGGGGTTCGCACTGTCTCtacgatgaaaataatccac ATCCCGAGAAGAATTTTGCCCTGGAGCATTACGGACGACACTCAAAGTGTTTTGAACACACAAACGACATGTGGGAGGAGAGGACATGTAAGCAGGCGAGACAGTGGCAGCACTGGGGCTCCGGGTGTTATCGATATAAGTGCGAAGGGGGACGACTGCATATACTC GTGGCGAATCACACATACACGTGTTATCACGCCGGTCAGGAACTTGTGATAAGGATTATTCAGAGTGGCTGGCTTCACAAAGGAGCTATAATATGTCCCCCCTGCAGAGATATCtgtcag GCGGAATTCCAGGCCAAGGGGGAGTGGTGCAAGGGCGGTGATGAACATCCGCCGGCGACATTTTATCACAGAGATGTTCTGGTCTGCGGATCAAATTATCTATCAATTTCCTGTACATTTATATTTATCATCATCACTGCTACACTCATCACCAGATGA
- the Invadolysin gene encoding leishmanolysin-like peptidase isoform X1 encodes MCHALGVCGSVMAASVRLKMQCGTIIPLFFLIYIVWCINIVSAMLFEHHQCSHQHPKVHEVIHGVHVDPPHEVKKRSISQPLRIRLWYDNSVFKLDAEKLELINNTILPEAVHFWERALMVRETKNTIRLNRKCESSQVFVKEHHTFCIDTCRSTTMCGEVAVPDEHLDVCRTCNAAGHKCGVQKGSVAGAGIDGADFVFYVSALQSERCHNGLTVAYAAHCQQEAALDRPIAGHANLCPGSISTKPQELDTLLSTVKHEILHALGFSVSLYAFYRDENGEPRTPRRSETGKPPLNEKLQTHQWSESTIKTVVRPQWQVRGGTVERSMQMMVTPRVKEEARAHFECPHLEGAELEDQGEDGTALTHWEKRVFENEAMTGTHTQNPVYSRITLALMEDTGWYSANYSMAQELSWGRKLGCEFAMKSCKEWMSLKTARHPTEKTMKSKSIYPFCNKVKHDPLHTVCTDDRSSVALCNLVNHPQPLPKKYQNFDQIPHVTPGMEDSYGGSVNLADYCPFIQEFAWKADEIVVRGSHCLYDENNPHPEKNFALEHYGRHSKCFEHTNDMWEERTCKQARQWQHWGSGCYRYKCEGGRLHILVANHTYTCYHAGQELVIRIIQSGWLHKGAIICPPCRDICQAEFQAKGEWCKGGDEHPPATFYHRDVLVCGSNYLSISCTFIFIIITATLITR; translated from the exons GTGATCCATGGAGTGCATGTGGACCCTCCCCACGAGGTGAAGAAACGGAGCATCAGTCAACCCCTGAGGATTCGTCTGTGGTACGACAATAGCGTCTTCAA GTTGGACGCAGAAAAGCTCGAGCTCATCAAC AATACAATTCTCCCCGAGGCGGTGCATTTCTGGGAGCGAGCCCTCATGGTCCGGGAGACTAAAAATACAATAAGGTTGAATAG GAAATGCGAGAGCAGTCAAGTATTTGTCAAGGAGCATCATACATTCTGCATTGACACGTGTCGATCCACCACGATGTGCGGTGAAGTTGCAGTGCCTGACGAACATCTCGAC GTCTGCCGCACGTGCAACGCAGCTGGTCACAAGTGCGGTGTACAGAAGGGCAGTGTTGCTGGTGCGGGTATTGATGGGGCAGATTTTGTGTTTTACGTATCGGCTTTGCAGTCAGAAAGATGTCACAACGGGCTAACGGTGGCTTATGCCGCCCACTGCCAACAGGAAGCTGCACTCGATAG ACCAATCGCAGGTCACGCAAACCTCTGTCCTGGTAGTATCAGTACGAAGCCCCAGGAGTTGGATACACTGCTGAGTACAGTGAAACACGAAATTCTCCATGCACTTGGATTTTCCGTAAGCCTCTATGCATTTTATCGGGATGAGAATGGAGAGCCACGGACACCCAGACGCAGTGAAACTGGAAAACCACCGTTGAATGAAAA ACTTCAAACGCATCAATGGAGCGAGAGTACAATCAAAACTGTTGTAAGGCCACAGTGGCAGGTGCGCGGAGGTACTGTTGAAAGATCGATGCAAATGATGGTTACACCGCGAGTTAAGGAGGAAGCTCGTGCACACTTTGAGTGTCCTCATTTAGAAGGAGCTGAACTCGAGGATCAGGGTGAAGATGGTACTGCACTAACACACTGGGAGAAGAGGGTTTTCGAA aaTGAAGCTATGACGGGCACTCACACGCAAAATCCAGTTTACTCACGAATAACTCTGGCACTAATGGAGGACACTGGATGGTACAGTGCTAATTATTCAATGGCACAGGAGCTCAGCTGGGGACGAAAATTGGGCTGTGAATTCGCTATGAAATCCTGCAAAGAGTGGATGTCGTTGAAAACTGCCAGGCATCC AACGGAAAAAACAATGAA GAGCAAATCGATCTATCCGTTCTGCAACAAAGTGAAACACGATCCCCTGCACACTGTATGTACGGACGATAGAAGCTCGGTAGCACTGTGCAATTTAGTCAATCATCCTCAGCCTCTgccaaaaaaatatcaa AATTTCGACCAAATACCTCACGTGACACCGGGCATGGAAGACTCGTACGGTGGATCTGTTAATTTGGCAGATTACTGTCCCTTCATTCAAGAATTTGCATGGAAGGCAGATGAAATTGTTGTCCGGGGTTCGCACTGTCTCtacgatgaaaataatccac ATCCCGAGAAGAATTTTGCCCTGGAGCATTACGGACGACACTCAAAGTGTTTTGAACACACAAACGACATGTGGGAGGAGAGGACATGTAAGCAGGCGAGACAGTGGCAGCACTGGGGCTCCGGGTGTTATCGATATAAGTGCGAAGGGGGACGACTGCATATACTC GTGGCGAATCACACATACACGTGTTATCACGCCGGTCAGGAACTTGTGATAAGGATTATTCAGAGTGGCTGGCTTCACAAAGGAGCTATAATATGTCCCCCCTGCAGAGATATCtgtcag GCGGAATTCCAGGCCAAGGGGGAGTGGTGCAAGGGCGGTGATGAACATCCGCCGGCGACATTTTATCACAGAGATGTTCTGGTCTGCGGATCAAATTATCTATCAATTTCCTGTACATTTATATTTATCATCATCACTGCTACACTCATCACCAGATGA
- the LOC135170538 gene encoding putative gustatory receptor 28b translates to MNSASARVNIFTFRVSQKVLFLMGLAPYTAIIETPLSNVSEIVIKFSYSRRGCIYNITLATLITITVITLVPEILKFSHPNYGPLVKIIDTILTGLGSIVVVITILMCCHHQQNIVNVGNQLGDFHQKFKVKLSQKVTSELMTWDYSIIVLIFFVFCVGLVTANLLLYQSYILLSFLPMAIISASFIIQYSLAVKTLKGMIRSVNESISEMNNCLIVFREESFVPENTANPRSITRNLTAVRRARAVICKIADQIIDIYGIPSLLIIFYACCCCVSAMYFLITNFMIQERLFLNAASLNGIMWVLLIIFPISLLSEMVKRFNAEMWRTAELVYDFRETCGLNKDIIYELHDFAVELLHRKVEFTASGFFSLDCTLLHAIFGMVVTYLIILLQYKPLDVSSH, encoded by the exons ATGAATTCAGCGAGTGCCAGAGTAAACATCTTCACGTTCCGCGTCAGTCAAAAAGTGTTATTCCTAATGGGCCTGGCCCCGTACACCGCAATCATCGAAACTCCTCTCTCAAATGTGTCCGAAATAGTCATCAAGTTTTCGTACTCCAGAAGAGGATGTATCTACAATATTACCCTAGCCACACTGATAACCATAACGGTGATAACATTAGTCCCAGAAATCCTCAAATTCAGTCATCCAAATTACGGTCCCCTCGTGAAGATCATTGACACTATTCTGACCGGATTGGGGAGTATAGTTGTTGTGATAACGATTCTGATGTGCTGTCATCATCAGCAGAATATTGTGAACGTTGGCAATCAGCTGGGGGACTTTCACCAAAAATTTAAGGTCAAATTGTCGCAAAAGGTCACAAGTGAACTGATGACATGGGACTACTCTATAATAGTCTTAATATTCTTCGTATTTTGCGTCGGCCTGGTCACTGCTaatcttcttctttatcagtCCTACATTCTTCTGTCGTTCCTCCCCATGGCAATAATTTCCGCCAGCTTTATCATTCAGTACAGCCTGGCCGTTAAAACTCTGAAGGGAATGATCAGATCCGTCAATGAATCCATCTCCGAAATGAACAACTGTTTGATTGTATTTCGGGAGGAGTCATTTGTACCAGAAAATACTGCAAACCCCCGGTCAATCACCCGGAATTTGACAGCTGTACGACGAGCGCGCGCTGTCATTTGCAAAATTGCCGatcaaattattgatatttacGGAATACCGAGTTTGCTGATTATTTTCTACGCCTGTTGTTGCTGCGTTAGTGCGATGTACTTTCTCATAACTAATTTCATGATTCAAGAGAGATTGTTTCTTAACGCTGCGTCATTGAATGGTATTATGTGGGTTTTGCTGATCATCTTTCCAATTTCACTTCTCAGCGAGATGGTTAAAAGATTCAACGCAGAG ATGTGGAGAACAGCTGAGCTCGTTTATGATTTTCGAGAGACTTGTGGCCTGAATAAAGATATTATTTACGAG CTGCATGATTTTGCTGTTGAATTGCTACACAGAAAAGTCGAATTCACTGCAtccggatttttttctctggattGCACTCTTCTTCATGCT ATATTTGGAATGGTCGTGACCTATCTGATAATACTACTACAGTACAAACCTCTGGATGTTTCATCACATTAA
- the LOC135170540 gene encoding succinate dehydrogenase assembly factor 2, mitochondrial-like, giving the protein MMNTIARSCANLVKPSSVLRTITTGNVTSGGFDDLHHPEGHEPGIPRYVEREGENDDLKRARLVYQSRKRGMLENGLLLSTFAKKYLNQFDADKLRLYDRLINIPSNDWDIFYWAVGVKPTPDEFNNEVMDLLKKHVRNDDRQSRIVQPDLH; this is encoded by the exons ATGATGAACACTATTGCGAGATCTTGTGCAAATTTA GTTAAGCCCAGCAGTGTTCTGAGAACAATAACAACAGGGAATGTGACCTCAGGTGGATTCGATGATTTGCATCATCCGGAGGGTCACGAGCCGGGTATCCCTCGTTATGTAGAGCGTGAGggtgaaaatgatgatttgaaACGCGCTag ACTGGTCTATCAATCCCGTAAACGTGGAATGCTGGAGAACGGTCTCCTCCTGAGTACTTTTGCAAAAAAGTACTTGAACCAATTCGACGCTGACAAGCTCCGTCTGTACGATCGTCTGATCAACATCCCCTCGAACGACTGGGACATCTTCTACTGGGCAGTGGGTGTAAAGCCGACTCCCGATGAATTCAACAACGAAGTAATGGACCTCCTGAAGAAACATGTGAGGAACGACGACAGACAATCGCGAATAGTCCAGCCTGATCTCCATTAA